In the Cellvibrio sp. KY-GH-1 genome, CGAAACAAGCTCCGGCAATCGATAAAAGCAAAGCCTTGTAGATACCACTTTTATTGTTATTCATGGTTAAGTCCTAGAGATAATCGTCAGGATTAGAGTCGTTGTTTAGGCTTCGGAACCTTTTAGAATCAAGGAGGGTTGTGTTATTGAAGCCGGTGCGAAAGTAGCAAAATCAAGGCGATGGAATTGGTAGAATTCCGTGGAATTCTTTTAGACTGTAAATAGTTAAAGTTTTTTTGCAGATTTTTCGTAGAGGTTTTGTCGATTAAACCCGATAATGTGAGTGAGTTCACCCAAGGAACTACCACATAAAAGTAACTGAGATCACTTGCCACTTAATAGATGTTTATCGTCTGCCCGCTGCCCTTCGTAAAAACTCGAACCCAGGCACTGATCAATTTTCACCCTCCGCGGGAATCCCCAACCTTCGTGACCCAATAGATTTAAAAGCGCTTAAGAAATTGGTTCTTTACGTGAAATTTTGAATATAATGCGCGGCGACGTCCCTGTAGTTTAATCGGATAGAACGTATGCCTCCTAAGCGTATGATGTGGGTTCGATTCCCGCCGGGGACGCCATTTAAACAGCGTATAAACTCATCGAATTGAAGCAGAAATAAATACATAATCTCCGGTATTAGATGGGTAACGCTCCGCTACCTGATCAAACCTACCTGTTGAAAGATCTTCCTGCAGCAATCGCAAACCCTGTTCAAGCTCATCGGCCTCACACAGTGAAGCAAACGAAGAAATGTTTGCACGCACCCTTGGGTCCAAATATTGCTCCGGCCTTTCCTTCCCTGCGTATAAAAATAAATCGTTCAGCTGATTGGTCACGTGAAATGGGATTAGCTTGTCAATCGAAAAGCCAGCGGACTGTAATGTCTGGATAACTACCAATTGCTCGGGCATTTGGCTTATCGACTTTTTCATCATTCCAGGAAAATAGTGGTACAACCAATACTGTCTCATTTGATCGGGGAAAGCCGTAAATACAATGAATCGGCCACAATTGAGCACGCGCGCGACTTCAGTAAAAACGGCAGGCAGATCAAAAAAATGATGGATCGCCAGTGTACAAATTACCCCATCAAAGAAATTACTAACGTATGGCAATTGATGGGCGCCAGCCAAGCACCAATTAATTCGGGCATTTTTTGCGCTAGCTTGGGCGAGCATAACGCTGGAAATATCCACACCATGCCAACGACCGCCCAAGGACGCCAATTCGTTCGTGTAATTGCCGGTACCGCAGGCTAAATCCAGAAACTGCTTTTCCGCACTTATACCCAGTAAATCGGCTAGCTGTTGGACAATGAATGGATCCGCCCTTCTCGTTGACGAATACGAATGGCCGATGTTGTTATAGATCGGATTCAACTAGCGACTACCGCTGACCGCTAGCACTGAACAATTCATTTACCCACTGTTTTTTCCGTTCCTGCCGCAATATTTCCAATCGAGTCCACGCCGTCAATAAGGCCAAATAAAGAATGTACATGCCGAGAATATTAATAAGCAGTGGCACCAACATAGAAATATCAATGGCTCCCTTTGTAATAGAGGCAGGTTGGTGCAAAGTATTCCACCACTCAACAGATTTTTTAATGATAATAATATTTACAACGCCGACCAGAGACAAAACAGCCGCCGCTTTATTGCCCGCATCTTTATTTTGATACGCCTCTTGCAAGGCATAAACACCCAGAAATAAAAAGAACAAAATCAACATGGATGTAATTCGTGCATCCCATACCCACCAGGCACCCCAGGTGGGCTTTCCCCAAATGGAGCCAGTCACTAAAGCAATAAACGTAAACACAGCCCCTAGAGGCGCGGAGACCTTCATCGCCATAAAGGAGAGTTTTGTTTTCCAAATCAGACCCGCAGCCCCCATTATTGCCATGGCCACATAGGCAACTTCGGCGATATGTGCCACTGGAGCGTGAATAAATAATATGCGGTAGCTATTCCCCTGCTTTGAATCCACCGGCGCGAATCCCAACCCCCAAACAGTGCCTATCAGCAATAAAACCAGAGACACAAAATACATGTAGGGTAACCAGGTACTGGTTTTCTGATAAAACCATGTCGGAGAGCCCAACTGATACAACCAAGTCCATCTCATAATTTATTCTCTGTTTTAGATATTGACGATTTGCCTTATCGGCGGACTACAAACTATAAGAAAATTCCGACATCTTTCAAAGGGGCATTCTCGACGCATACCCTTGTTTCCAAAGTCGCATGCTTAAGCGCTACAATAGCCACCTCAATTTGCTATTCACCAGATATTTTATGAATCTGATTTTGCTCACCTCAGACGATCTGATTGCACCGGATCGAGCCTTGATTCGCGACTCGCGCCGCCTCGCCCATATTCGCGAAGTTCATGCCGCTAACGAAGGGGAAACTTACAAAGTCGGTTTACTAAACGGAAATATGGGCAGCGGAACCTTAGTACGCATTGCAGATAATGAACTGGAATTTGAACTATCGCTACACACTCCCCCACCGAAAACTCTGCCATTGAAACTGATTCTGGGGTTACCCCGGCCGAAAATGTTGCGCCGTATTTTTCAGACGATTGCTACGCTGGGTGTTAAAGAGTTGCATTTGATTAACTCCTATCGCGTAGAAAAAAGCTATTGGCAAACGCCATTTTTGGAAGAGGAAGCAATTCGTGAACAACTGGTGTTAGGGCTTGAGCAAGGTTGCGATACACGGGTTCCGCAAGTGCATTTGCACAAACGCTTCAAGCCTTTTGTAGAAGATGAATTACCCGGGATTATCGCGAATACCACTGCACTGGTGGCTCATCCGTACACGGAAACCGAGTGTCCGCGTAGTATCAATTATTCGCTAAGCCTTGCGGTTGGCCCGGAAGGTGGATTTATTGCGTATGAAATCGATCTGCTGAAAAAAATCGGCTTTGATGCAGTACATTTGGGTGAGCGGATTATGCGGGTGGAAACTGCAATTCCCTATTTATTAGGCAGATTATTTTAATTTTTTTGAGTTCCCCTCACTTCGGCCACGAGGGGAATTGCAAAACTGTTCTTTATTCTCTGCTTAGGAAAGCTTCAAAACGCTCAATAGGAATAGGCTGACTGGATAAGTAGCCTTGATAATAGTCGCAACCGAACGATTTCAGAATAGCCAATTGTTCAACTTCTTCTACACCCTCTGCCACCAATTCCATATCCAACAGCCGCCCCATAGTAATAATGGTTTCTACCAGTACGCGATCATTGCGATCCTCAATAATATCACGCACAAAACCACGATCGATTTTCAGCGTACTCACAGGCAATCGTTTTAAGTAACTGATTGATGAATACCCGGTGCCAAAGTCGTCCAAAGAAAAACTAATTCCGTGCTCACTGAGTGTGGTCATAGTTGCGATGGCATCGTCAACGCGCTGGATAACAATACCCTCCGTAATTTCCATATCCAATGAATCTTTTGGAATCTTGTATTTTTCCAAGGTAGCAATAACATCATCCACAAACGCGACACGACGGAATTGGCGGGGACTAATATTGATACTCAAGCGCATTCCATCTTGCCACAAACCGGCGAGATGCCACTTCACCAAGGTTTTACAGGCATCTTCCAGCACCCACTGACCGACTTCGATAATCATGCCCGAGGTTTCCAGCACCGGAATAAACTCGACCGGCGACACCATTCCCTTCGTGGGGTGATGCCAACGCAACAGCGCTTCTGCTCCCACAACACGATTGGTTTTAATATCGATTTTCGGCTGGTAATAAAGCTGGAAATGCCCTTCTTCCAATGCACGGTGCAAATCACCTTCCATCGTTAATTGTCGGCTAACCTTATCTGCCATTTCTTCGTTGAAAAATTCGATTGAATCGCGACCTTTTTCTTTCACTTGATACATAGCAGTGTCGGCATAGCGCAATAATTCATGCACAGAATTATTTTTATCCGGATATACGACTACGCCTACGCTACAGGTCACACGCAACTCCATGCTGTCATACATATAGGGTTGCGAAATAATTGAGCGGATTTTTTCGCTGATTTCACCGGCACGCAAGGCGGCCGTCTCAATATTTTGATCCAGCACTGTGAGCACAACGACGAACTCATCACCGCTCAAACGTGCCACCAGGTCCTCCTCGCGCACCGATTGCTGCAAGCGCGATGCAACCACTTCCAATACACGGTCACCCACGGGGTGCCCAAGCGAATCGTTAATCGTTTTAAATTGATCGAGATCGATAAAAAGCACAGCCCCAAAATAACCATGGCGTTCAGCGCGCCGGAGTTCGTGTTCAAGGCGCTCTACCAATTGCACGCGGTTGGGCAAACCAGTCAATGCATCGTGGTGAGCCATAAACTCCATTTTGGCTTGCGCGTTTTTGCGTTCGGTTATGTCTACCGAAACAATGAGCGCAACTTTTTCGTCGTAGAACGCCAACGGCATGATATGGGTTTGCAGAAATAATTGTTTGCCTGTTGCCGTGACAAATCGCTCCTCGACGACGTCCAGCTCTTCGTTGCCGCGAATTACGCGGTAATCATTTTGCAGCATGGTGTCTATATCAAAGACGGAGTTTTTCAGCAGCTGGCGTACATGCAAATTACGCATTTGTTCAGGTGTATAACCCAGCTCAGTCGCCAACGCTTTATTGGCAAACAAATAGTAGCCAGCAATATTGCGCGCGCCGATCATTACCGGCAGATGGTCAATAATCTGCCGCAAATGTTCTTCACTTTTACGCAATGCCAATTCCACGGCGCGACGTTTGGCGAGCGAAAGCTCAACCACATCCAATAATTGATTGGAGCTTGCAATGAGTTGGGCCAATTCGTCTCTACGCTGAGCGGGCAGCTGCGTGAGGCGATTAACGCCGGGGTGATCCGGATTGATGTTGTTAATTTCACGCGATAAACGAACTAAAGGTTTAGTCAGGGTGTAATAAAACACCACAAACAACAGCAGCACCAGAAACATGTTGCGCAACAAACCAGTAAACAACGCCGTTTTGGAGCGGTTATAGAAACCTTCCAGCGCCAGGTCCATATCCACCGAAAAACGAATACTGCCGGCCGTACCATCGGTATAACCTGGCAACAGCAGATTTTCGGTATATTCACGGGTATTATCGGTAATTTTGCTGGTTAACCAACGCGTTTTTACTTCCGGGCGAGTGCTACTACCCTGCGCCAACACATTGCCAGTATCGTCATAAATTACCACTTCATAAATAAATCCATAGCGCAGCAAACCGTTTACAACTTCATAGGACAATTCATCGTCCAAGGTGGAAACCGAGCGCACCGCCGGCGGAGTGGCCACTTTAACAACGCGATCAATTAACGACTCGAGCTCTTTTTCCTGATTGAGAAAATCGAGGTAAAGCTGGACGGAGCTCAATAAAAAGCTGAGAACAAACGCCAAAATGATGCCAATTTTGGCAAGCTGGAAAGAGATGCCATTGAAAAAGGATGGGGCTTTATCTCTCATCGATGTTGGATTTCCGGGAGCTGGGTATAATTTTGGATACTGTTATTGGGGACAACCTTGCCCCCCATTTGGCAGC is a window encoding:
- a CDS encoding class I SAM-dependent methyltransferase is translated as MNPIYNNIGHSYSSTRRADPFIVQQLADLLGISAEKQFLDLACGTGNYTNELASLGGRWHGVDISSVMLAQASAKNARINWCLAGAHQLPYVSNFFDGVICTLAIHHFFDLPAVFTEVARVLNCGRFIVFTAFPDQMRQYWLYHYFPGMMKKSISQMPEQLVVIQTLQSAGFSIDKLIPFHVTNQLNDLFLYAGKERPEQYLDPRVRANISSFASLCEADELEQGLRLLQEDLSTGRFDQVAERYPSNTGDYVFISASIR
- a CDS encoding heme ABC transporter permease, with product MRWTWLYQLGSPTWFYQKTSTWLPYMYFVSLVLLLIGTVWGLGFAPVDSKQGNSYRILFIHAPVAHIAEVAYVAMAIMGAAGLIWKTKLSFMAMKVSAPLGAVFTFIALVTGSIWGKPTWGAWWVWDARITSMLILFFLFLGVYALQEAYQNKDAGNKAAAVLSLVGVVNIIIIKKSVEWWNTLHQPASITKGAIDISMLVPLLINILGMYILYLALLTAWTRLEILRQERKKQWVNELFSASGQR
- a CDS encoding 16S rRNA (uracil(1498)-N(3))-methyltransferase; this encodes MNLILLTSDDLIAPDRALIRDSRRLAHIREVHAANEGETYKVGLLNGNMGSGTLVRIADNELEFELSLHTPPPKTLPLKLILGLPRPKMLRRIFQTIATLGVKELHLINSYRVEKSYWQTPFLEEEAIREQLVLGLEQGCDTRVPQVHLHKRFKPFVEDELPGIIANTTALVAHPYTETECPRSINYSLSLAVGPEGGFIAYEIDLLKKIGFDAVHLGERIMRVETAIPYLLGRLF
- a CDS encoding bifunctional diguanylate cyclase/phosphodiesterase; this encodes MRDKAPSFFNGISFQLAKIGIILAFVLSFLLSSVQLYLDFLNQEKELESLIDRVVKVATPPAVRSVSTLDDELSYEVVNGLLRYGFIYEVVIYDDTGNVLAQGSSTRPEVKTRWLTSKITDNTREYTENLLLPGYTDGTAGSIRFSVDMDLALEGFYNRSKTALFTGLLRNMFLVLLLFVVFYYTLTKPLVRLSREINNINPDHPGVNRLTQLPAQRRDELAQLIASSNQLLDVVELSLAKRRAVELALRKSEEHLRQIIDHLPVMIGARNIAGYYLFANKALATELGYTPEQMRNLHVRQLLKNSVFDIDTMLQNDYRVIRGNEELDVVEERFVTATGKQLFLQTHIMPLAFYDEKVALIVSVDITERKNAQAKMEFMAHHDALTGLPNRVQLVERLEHELRRAERHGYFGAVLFIDLDQFKTINDSLGHPVGDRVLEVVASRLQQSVREEDLVARLSGDEFVVVLTVLDQNIETAALRAGEISEKIRSIISQPYMYDSMELRVTCSVGVVVYPDKNNSVHELLRYADTAMYQVKEKGRDSIEFFNEEMADKVSRQLTMEGDLHRALEEGHFQLYYQPKIDIKTNRVVGAEALLRWHHPTKGMVSPVEFIPVLETSGMIIEVGQWVLEDACKTLVKWHLAGLWQDGMRLSINISPRQFRRVAFVDDVIATLEKYKIPKDSLDMEITEGIVIQRVDDAIATMTTLSEHGISFSLDDFGTGYSSISYLKRLPVSTLKIDRGFVRDIIEDRNDRVLVETIITMGRLLDMELVAEGVEEVEQLAILKSFGCDYYQGYLSSQPIPIERFEAFLSRE